Proteins from one Homalodisca vitripennis isolate AUS2020 chromosome 3, UT_GWSS_2.1, whole genome shotgun sequence genomic window:
- the LOC124358367 gene encoding ATP-dependent DNA helicase PIF1-like — protein MVGASDACWRLLDFPVSKLEPTVDCLPVHLEGKQSVVFRPRQLSDAVTQASSKLMVYFNRPHHETFDNVTYQTFYEKFMVHTKRPRTAEFYEHPDGHHFVTTRQRGEKVCRLMWVSPNRGEQYYLRILLMSTPCRGYVDLLARGGPGCRTFQDVARNLGLVEDEEEYNHALREASTFMTGPRLRSFFVILCNMGAPAALLWESFKNNLSENHLERNPLDPELAVKLTLIDIDRSLRQQGSCLKDHGLPYVEDDTTELGRELHNYGENLQRTIVEDWVPKLSPDQRRVFEYVRSLLLNPRDRRTSRIIFLDGPRGYGKTSLIRVILAYVRGCRQVALAVASSGIAARNMAGGTTAHSMFRLPLDLGHGTGVWNITNGSQRAELIRAAQLIVFDEAPMAHRYIFEMIDRSLRDLMNSSVPFGNKIFICSGDFRQIAPVVEKARTPADVACVSLRASHLWRLFTLFSLTTPQRTSGSIDYSNFLLGVGNGTINPLLFGEGRERESLIPLTGVRCLTSLADLITDVFPPGVLRDPDLCARRAILSTLNVNVKEINGRILDLMDGRIHELRSADTVDREDDDGLDVDVNLLNQATGKGVPDHVLRLKVGSVCLIMRNLNIGDGLVNGTKVIVTAISSRLITVRLIGNTQPIGIPRITFRFAFAEGSPLRVCRRQFPLMLAYCMTGHKSQGQTIEYVGVDLRTDCFTHGQLYVLLSRVRRPDDIVVLVPDDRIVEGVAYAKNIVYDELLLNTD, from the coding sequence ATGGTGGGTGccagcgacgcatgctggcgtcttcTCGACTTTCCTGTGTCAAAGCTCGAGCCCACCGTTGACTGTCTTCCCGTGCATTTAGAGGGCAAACAAAGTGTTGTCTTTCGGCCGAGACAGCTCTCTGATGCAGTCACTCAAGCAAGCTCCAAGCTTATGGTCTACTTCAATCGCCCGCACCATGAAACTTTTGACAATGTCACGTACCAGACATTTTACGAGAAGTTCATGGTGCACACTAAGCGCCCACGTACTGCGGAATTTTACGAACACCCCGATGGCCATCACTTTGTAACGACTCGCCAGCGTGGTGAGAAGGTATGTAGGTTGATGTGGGTCTCTCCCAACCGAGGAGAACAATACTACCTTCGTATTCTACTTATGTCTACACCTTGCCGTGGTTACGTTGATCTTCTGGCTCGTGGCGGTCCTGGTTGCCGGACGTTTCAGGACGTAGCCCGCAATCTCGGCCTGGTGGAAGACGAAGAAGAATACAATCACGCGCTGCGCGAGGCATCTACGTTTATGACTGGACCTAGGCTCCGTTCCTTCTTCGTGATCCTCTGCAACATGGGAGCTCCCGCTGCTCTTCTGTGGGAGTCTTTCAAGAACAACCTTAGCGAGAATCACTTAGAAAGGAACCCTCTCGACCCTGAACTGGCGGTGAAACTTACCTTGATAGACATCGATCGGAGCCTCCGCCAGCAGGGATCGTGCTTGAAAGATCATGGACTCCCCTACGTCGAGGATGACACGACTGAGTTAGGTAGAGAGCTACACAACTACGGCGAGAACCTCCAGCGAACCATCGTTGAGGACTGGGTGCCCAAACTCTCCCCAGACCAGCGCCGTGTGTTTGAGTACGTTCGCTCTCTGCTTCTCAACCCCCGTGACCGACGCACTTCTAGAATCATATTTCTGGACGGTCCCAGGGGTTATGGGAAGACCTCTCTGATTCGTGTCATCCTTGCGTATGTCCGTGGTTGTCGACAGGTTGCACTCGCCGTGGCTAGCTCAGGGATTGCTGCAAGGAACATGGCTGGAGGAACAACAGCACATAGCATGTTCCGACTCCCTCTAGACCTAGGTCACGGCACAGGTGTGTGGAACAtcaccaacgggtcccagcgagCAGAACTCATCAGAGCAGCACAGCTCATTGTGTTTGATGAGGCCCCGATGGCACaccgctacatcttcgagatgaTCGACAGATCCCTCCGGGATCTCATGAATAGTAGTGTGCCATTCGGGAATAAGATCTTCATCTGCTCCGGGGACTTCCGTCAGATTGCGCCCGTCGTTGAGAAGGCTCGCACACCAGCTGATGTCGCGTGCGTGTCACTTCGGGCGTCacatctgtggcgactgttcACACTATTTTCCCTGACGACACCCCAGAGAACTAGTGGTTCCATTGACTACTCCAACTTCCTCCTTGGAGTAGGCAATGGAACAATAAATCCTTTACTTTTTGGAGAAGGCCGCGAGAGAGAGTCTCTCATTCCCCTCACTGGGGTGAGATGCCTCACTTCTCTCGCGGACTTAATAACGGATGTGTTTCCTCCTGGTGTTCTGCGAGATCCTGATCTTTGTGCGAGACGGGCAATACTCTCAACTCTGAATGTGAACGTCAAGGAGATCAACGGTCGCATCCTAGACCTCATGGACGGGCGcattcatgagttgagaagcgcggACACCGTGGACAGAGAAGACGACGACGGGCTGGATGTGGACGTAAATCTCCTCAACCAGGCCACTGGCAAAGGAGTGCCAGATCACGTCCTGCGTCTCAAGGTCGGCTCCGTATGCTTAATCATGAGAAACTTAAATATCGGTGATGGACTCGTGAACGGCACCAAAGTCATTGTGACGGCGATCAGCAGCCGACTGATCACCGTCAGACTTATCGGCAACACGCAACCTATCGGAATTCCCCGGATTACGTTCAGGTTCGCGTTTGCCGAAGGATCGCCGCTCCGGGTTTGTCGCCGTCAGTTCCCCCTCATGTTGGCGTACTGCATgactggtcacaagagccaaggccAGACAATTGAGTACGTCGGAGTCGACCTGAGAACGGACTgcttcactcatggccagctctACGTCCTGTTGAGCAGAGTGAGACGTCCAGACGACATCGTCGTTCTTGTACCAGACGACAGAATAGTAGAAGGAGTCGCCTATGCAAAGAATATTGTATATGACGAGCTCCTTCTAAACACTGATTAA
- the LOC124358366 gene encoding uncharacterized protein LOC124358366, whose amino-acid sequence MYHQVHSLDAPGQKFRTKGGDVQFVNRCRLYIDDGEERKNIAMGRSLNSEVIDEINTYLLSCNPFINDFRRLSDEPSVNAHLEFEVTSRSTHGPVLGDRQTGIEVHAVLSNEDTITDPRKLTIWKKSDRRPSSVDLFSPLMEPFQYPLLYPQGNLGWHIGRLDNHGGKLSQYNYSRCLLLSDPRFSHFGRLSQAWQVEMFARYEEERLRFIRFSQTRSAAQNSLRIGPLDELLEAQRGRQAGGQVLGDITRDETVLGEGGVQAGKVYLPSSFTGGPRYMKVHYENAMGLVSRLGSPTFFLTFTFSATWEENKKACPHNSGRSDPSTACRIFQIKLGELLRDLRSGAMFSRPARDIDSVIRADIPSEEEAAGRLRKLVLKHMIHGPCGTDHRTDFLCWDSAKGHCNKFYPKPACQTTHVDERGFVQYKRDYTNEGFITSRRRQIKVHDGWVVPYNSALLLKYEARINLELASTRRVIKYLFKYLMKGGSLQNVTVTPLGNKRMRSSIT is encoded by the exons ATGTACCACCAGGTTCACAGTCTGGACGCTCCAGGTCAAAAGTTTAGGACCAAGGGAGGTGATGTCCAGTTTGTGAACCGGTGCCGCCTGTACATAGATGATGGCGAGGAGCGCAAAAACATTGCCATGGGTAGATCATTGAACTCAGAAgtcattgatgaaattaatacatatctTCTTTCCTGTAATCCTTTCATCAATGATTTCCGTAGATTGAGTGATGAGCCTTCAGTCAACGCTCATTTGGAATTTGAAGTGACCAGCAGATCTACCCATGGCCCTGTTCTTGGAGATAGGCAAACAGGCATTGAAGTGCACGCTGTATTGAGCAATGAAGACACCATAACTGATCCAAGAAAATTGACCATCTGGAAGAAGAGTGATAGGCGTCCGTCTTCCGTTGACCTCTTTAGCCCCTTAATGGAGCCTTTCCAATATCCGTTGCTCTATCCTCAAGGTAATTTAGGGTGGCATATTGGGCGCTTAGACAACCACGGGGGGAAACTTTCACAATACAATTACTCTAGATGTCTCCTCCTCTCCGATCCCCGTTTCTCGCATTTCGGCAGGCTGTCTCAAgcatggcaggtcgagatgttcgCGAGGTACGAGGAGGAGCGTCTAAGATTTATTCGTTTCTCCCAAACGCGTTCTGCTGCTCAAAATTCCTTGAGGATAGGACCACTGGACGAGCTCCTTGAAGCTCAACGGGGTAGGCAAGCTGGTGGGCAGGTTTTAGGCGACATCACCCGCGATGAAACAGTCTTGGGTGAGGGTGGGGTGCAGGCTGGAAAAGTTTACCTCCCAAGTTCGTTTACCGGTGGACCCAGATACATGAAGGTACATTACGAGAACGCAATGGGCCTTGTGTCTCGTCTGGGTTCACCTACGTTTTTCCTGACGTTCACCTTCAGTGctacttgggaggaaaacaagaaggCCTGCCCTCACAACAGCGGGCGCAGTGACCCCTCAACAGCCTGCAGAATCTTCCAGATTAAACTTGGCGAACTCCTCCGAGATCTGCGCAGCGGAGCAATGTTTAGCCGTCCG GCACGTGACATTGACTCCGTAATACGCGCAGACATCCCTTCGGAGGAGGAAGCCgctggaagactcaggaagttggtgctgAAACACATGATTCATGGTCCATGTGGTACTGACcaccgcaccgacttcctgtgctgggactcTGCAAAGGGGCACTGCAACAAGTTCTACCCCAAGCCTGCCTGCCAAACCACCCACGTGGACGAGAGGGGGTTCGTCCAATACAAACGAGACTACACAAACGAAGGCTTTATCACATCACGTAGGAGACAGATCAAAGTGCATGATGGCTGGGTCGTTCCGTACAATTCCGCATTACTGCTCAAATACGAGGCGCGCATAAACTTGGAGCTTGCTTCTACTCGTCGCGTAATCAAGTACCTCTTTAAGTACCTCATGAAAGGCGGTTCTCTCCAGAACGTAACCGTCACTCCCCTGGGAAACAAGAGGATGAGGTCGAGCATTACGTGA